In Natronococcus sp. AD-5, the genomic window GACCGGAACGCAGGTGAGAAATCCGGCGCGGACGCCCCGCCGGTCGAACGTTACGCGATCGGAATTCGGCGTCTCCGCTCGCCCGTCGTCCCCGCTCGCCGCGGTGAGTTCGCGGTCGCTCGACTCGGAGTCGCCCTGCATCGATACTTCCTACACTCACCTCCGGCGACCGACTCGTAAATCCTTCTCGAAAGCGGAACCGAGCGATCGGAATCGCGGTAGCGCCCTCGAGCGGATCGGGCGACCGACTTCCGCGGGTCGTTCGCTCGCTTCGGGTTCGTCACCCGCCGGCGACCGGCGGGAACACCGACAGCGTGTCCCCCTCCTCGAGTCCCGTCTCCGGTCCGGCCATGTGGACGACGTCGCGTCCGTTCTTCAACACGCTCAGCTGTGGTCGGATCGCCCCGTCCTCGAGCAGTCGCCCCTCGAGATCGTCGTACTCGTCCTCGAGCGAGGCGAGGACGTCGCCGACGGTCGCGTCGTCGTC contains:
- a CDS encoding ubiquitin-like small modifier protein 1 encodes the protein MELDLRFFATFRDAIGEKERTQAFDDDATVGDVLASLEDEYDDLEGRLLEDGAIRPQLSVLKNGRDVVHMAGPETGLEEGDTLSVFPPVAGG